One Thermodesulfobacteriota bacterium DNA segment encodes these proteins:
- a CDS encoding metal-sensitive transcriptional regulator translates to MPLCGHDHTPLIHRINRIEGQVKGLRKMVEDDRDCFDVLKQVAAVTGAIRSLGMVILEEHLKGCVAGAPREGQPVDREGLIRQVVDLFNKFG, encoded by the coding sequence ATGCCTCTCTGCGGACACGACCACACCCCGCTCATCCACCGCATCAACCGGATCGAAGGGCAGGTGAAGGGCCTGCGGAAGATGGTGGAAGACGACCGCGACTGCTTCGACGTGCTCAAGCAGGTCGCGGCGGTCACCGGGGCCATCCGGTCCCTGGGTATGGTCATCCTGGAGGAACACCTGAAGGGGTGCGTCGCGGGCGCCCCGCGGGAGGGGCAGCCGGTGGACCGCGAAGGGCTCATCCGGCAGGTAGTGGATCTCTTCAACAAGTTCGGCTGA
- a CDS encoding VanZ family protein, whose amino-acid sequence MTQPPPPPRTTGRWVAASLALAYMGAIFALSHTARPPLPDFLRGWSDKLLHALEYAPLAFLWGWAFSGPPRRRALLGWAVAGLFGLTDELHQWFVPERHASALDWLADLAGAAAGSALLAWVLGKRERHDTCS is encoded by the coding sequence GTGACCCAGCCGCCCCCCCCTCCCAGGACCACCGGCCGGTGGGTCGCGGCCTCTCTCGCCCTGGCCTACATGGGGGCGATCTTCGCCCTCTCCCACACGGCGCGCCCGCCGCTGCCCGACTTTCTCCGGGGCTGGTCCGACAAGCTCCTCCACGCCCTGGAGTATGCGCCCCTTGCCTTCCTCTGGGGCTGGGCCTTCTCCGGGCCGCCCCGGCGCCGCGCGCTGCTCGGCTGGGCCGTCGCCGGCCTCTTCGGCCTCACCGACGAGCTCCACCAGTGGTTCGTTCCGGAACGCCACGCGAGCGCCCTCGACTGGCTCGCCGACCTCGCGGGGGCCGCCGCGGGGTCCGCCCTGTTGGCCTGGGTCCTGGGGAAGCGGGAACGACACGACACCTGCTCCTGA
- a CDS encoding uracil-DNA glycosylase, translating into MSKPPSSAAELQRSLEAALRFAHASGAWIVPGTAAAAPAARDLRPAPAGEVPSGALSEARTAGGRDGEGALRAVRDDLGDCRRCRLAQGRTHLVFGVGSPGARLVFVGEGPGEEEDRRGEPFVGRAGKLLDRMLGAIGLDRSRAYIANVVKCRPPGNRTPLPDEAQTCLPFLWRQLEAIGPAAVCALGACAAQNLLGADTPISRLRGRVHRVRGIPVVPTFHPAYLLRNPAAKRQAWEDLKRLKALAGGGS; encoded by the coding sequence ATGTCGAAGCCCCCCTCCTCCGCGGCGGAACTTCAACGCTCCCTCGAGGCAGCCCTGCGCTTCGCGCACGCGTCGGGGGCGTGGATCGTGCCGGGAACCGCGGCGGCAGCTCCGGCGGCCCGGGACCTCCGGCCGGCGCCGGCCGGCGAGGTCCCATCCGGCGCCCTTTCAGAGGCTCGGACCGCGGGCGGCAGGGATGGGGAGGGGGCGCTGCGGGCGGTGCGCGACGACCTGGGAGACTGCCGGCGCTGCCGCCTCGCCCAGGGGCGGACCCATCTGGTGTTCGGGGTGGGCAGCCCCGGGGCCCGGCTGGTCTTCGTGGGGGAGGGCCCCGGGGAAGAGGAGGACCGCCGGGGGGAACCCTTCGTGGGCCGGGCCGGCAAGCTTCTGGACCGCATGCTCGGCGCCATCGGGCTCGACCGCAGCCGGGCATACATCGCCAACGTGGTGAAGTGCCGGCCCCCGGGCAACCGCACGCCCCTGCCGGACGAGGCCCAGACCTGCCTGCCCTTCCTGTGGCGGCAGCTCGAGGCCATCGGGCCGGCGGCCGTGTGCGCCCTGGGGGCTTGCGCGGCCCAGAACCTCCTGGGGGCGGACACGCCCATCTCCCGGCTCCGGGGAAGGGTGCACCGTGTCCGGGGCATACCCGTCGTGCCCACCTTTCACCCCGCCTATCTCCTGCGAAACCCCGCGGCCAAGCGCCAGGCCTGGGAAGATCTCAAGCGCCTCAAAGCCCTGGCCGGCGGGGGCTCGTGA
- a CDS encoding DMT family transporter, whose translation MRHAGPLQIGAAMAVWSSWGLAVRWLPVPPWALTGYVGLVAAAAAAALWVGWGGAPAALWPRTYRLPLVLMGLLFLANHVCFLTAYERTTVANAVLTHYTAPVFVALIAPLALGERVLPVTPVSLLLAGAGMVLLLPGIHWSWEDRHLQGLLLGTASGLAYAVLIVVARALCLRVAALPLLFVQNGVVALVVLPGLLLLGLPREPVVLGALVLLGVVHATGAALLYLAGLRRVRAQTAAILGYLEPLLAVGLAALVLGERLAPHSLLGGGLILASGALVVWAEGRLPKAVDAPAAGR comes from the coding sequence GTGAGGCACGCGGGGCCCCTCCAGATCGGGGCGGCGATGGCCGTGTGGTCGAGCTGGGGCCTCGCGGTGCGCTGGCTCCCGGTTCCTCCGTGGGCGCTCACGGGGTACGTCGGGCTCGTGGCCGCCGCCGCCGCGGCCGCGCTCTGGGTCGGCTGGGGGGGCGCGCCGGCGGCCCTGTGGCCCCGCACCTACCGCCTGCCCCTGGTCCTCATGGGGCTGCTCTTTCTGGCCAACCACGTCTGCTTCCTCACGGCGTACGAGCGCACTACCGTGGCCAACGCGGTGCTCACCCACTACACGGCCCCCGTGTTCGTGGCCCTGATCGCTCCCCTGGCCCTGGGGGAGCGGGTGCTGCCGGTGACCCCCGTGTCGCTCCTCCTGGCGGGCGCGGGCATGGTGCTCCTGCTGCCCGGCATTCACTGGTCCTGGGAGGACCGCCACCTCCAGGGGCTCTTGCTGGGCACCGCGAGCGGATTGGCCTACGCGGTGCTCATCGTGGTGGCCCGGGCGCTGTGCCTGCGGGTGGCGGCCCTGCCCCTGCTCTTCGTCCAGAACGGGGTCGTCGCCCTGGTGGTCCTGCCCGGCCTGCTCCTGCTCGGCCTGCCCCGGGAGCCCGTGGTCCTGGGCGCGTTGGTGCTGCTCGGCGTGGTGCACGCCACCGGGGCGGCGCTCCTGTACCTGGCGGGGCTCCGACGGGTGCGGGCCCAGACGGCGGCCATCCTCGGGTACCTGGAACCGCTGCTCGCCGTGGGCCTCGCCGCCCTGGTGCTGGGGGAACGCCTCGCTCCGCACTCGCTCCTGGGCGGCGGGCTCATCCTGGCGAGCGGGGCGCTGGTGGTCTGGGCCGAGGGGCGGCTTCCGAAAGCCGTTGACGCCCCGGCGGCGGGCCGGTAG